CCAGCCGAGCCGCACGCCGAACAGCAGCTGGGCGGACACCGCGACCACGAACACCGGGATGCTGGTCGCGAGGATCGTCCCGGCCAGCACCAGCCGGTCCGCGGTGCGCCCGCGCCGCAGGCCCGCGAACAGGCCGAGGAGCACGCCGAGCACCACCTCGATGCCCCACGCCGTGAGCGCGAGCGTGATGGTGACCGGCCAGCGCAGCGACATGCGCTCGCCGACCGACTGGCCCGTGAAGTTGGTCCCCAGGTCGCCCTGCACCAGGCCGCCGAGGTAGCGGGCGTACTGCTGCAGCACGGGCTCGTCCAGGTGGTAGCGCTCGCGCAGCTCCGCCACGACGTTCGGGGGCAGCGGCCGGTCGCCGCCGAGCGCCTGGATCGGGTCGCCCGGCAGGGCGAAGACCATGAGGTAGATGATGAGCGTGACGCCGAGGAACACCAGGACGAGCTCGGCGACGCGGCGGACGAGGTAGCGGCTCACCGGCCACCGCCCGCGCCGGCGCCGGCCCGGTCCGCGAGGCACCGCACGGTCGCCAGCGCCGCGCCGTACTGCACGCCGACGAGCTTCTCGACCGGCAGCACCTGCACGCCGGTCACGCCCTCGGCCTCCGCGACCCACTCCCCGTACAGCGCGCGCCCGCGGTCCAGCACCCGGCGGACGCGCGCGGTGGCGATGCCCGCGGCCACCTCGGCGTCGAGCGCGCGCAGCAGCATCCCGCCGAACCGCAGCCGGAAGCACCGCACCACGTCCTCGGTGCTGAACACCTCGGCGGCGGTGGCCGGGCGGGACGTCCCGGGCCGGGCGGCCCGCGCGATCTCCGTGCGGCCGGACACCGACATCATCGGGACGAACGCCTCGCTGGCCCGCAGGAACGGCGTGCGCACGGACAGGTCCGGCCGGGCCTCGTCGAGCAGGCCGGCGAGCGCGCCGCCCAGCTCGAGCAGCGCCTCGCCCTTCGCCCGCACGACGTCCGCGTAGTCCGCCGAGGTCGGCGTGTCGTCCTCGGCCAGCGGGTGCGACCAGTAGGGCAGCTCCGCGACCAGGCTGACCGTGCCGTACCGGGCGGCGTAGGCCGCGGAGGACTCGCCCCCGACCATCGACGCGGCGTCCAGGCCGAGGGAGTCGAGGTACTCGTACTCGTCGCGGGTCGACATCGCCCAGTACACGGCCGGGGCCATGCGCCGCAGCGAGGGCGACTCGGGCTCGCCGGTGTCGAGCGGCAGGCCCAGCGCCCGCGGCACCGCGTGCAGGGCGGGCACGACGCCGGGCACGTCCTCGCTCACGTAGTAGTAGACGCCGCCCATCTCGGCGTTGTGCAGCGACATCATCAGCTCGGGCCGCACGTCGTCGATGAGCCGCATCAGCGCCTGCGTCTCGGGGATCACCGCGTCGAACCAGGCGTCCCGGTGCGCGAACGGGAACGACCACTCCACCTGCTCGTCCGGGGCCGGGCGGTAGAACCGGCGCGCGTACGCGGTGCGGTCGGTCGGGTCCGCGAACCAGCCCTCGTTGAGGCGGGTGCCGTCGGGGTCGATGCACGGCACGAGGTGCCAGGTCGACGCGCTCGCCTCCCGCAGCTCCTCGTCGGCGACCAGCTCGGCGGCCAGGTGCTGCAGCGTGCGGAACCCGATCGGCTCGTTGGGG
This is a stretch of genomic DNA from Cellulomonas sp. ES6. It encodes these proteins:
- a CDS encoding ABC transporter permease → MSRYLVRRVAELVLVFLGVTLIIYLMVFALPGDPIQALGGDRPLPPNVVAELRERYHLDEPVLQQYARYLGGLVQGDLGTNFTGQSVGERMSLRWPVTITLALTAWGIEVVLGVLLGLFAGLRRGRTADRLVLAGTILATSIPVFVVAVSAQLLFGVRLGWFPVAGTTAGWPTSYLLPALVIAVFGLASVTRLMRGSVVDTLQSDFVRTLWAKGLRRREVVGVHVMRNSAIPVLTFLAIDLGYLLGGTVVVEGVFNLPGVGNLLFQAIRTHEGPTVVGVSTALIIVFLLTNLVVDLLSSVLDPRIRHE
- a CDS encoding M14 family zinc carboxypeptidase → MSRRTTGAAGSLEDVLERVRRVPPLHDFPGVDALLAWFDALADDHPGLVRRRRIGTSRLGEPLWSYAVGHGPRPQLLFAGVHPNEPIGFRTLQHLAAELVADEELREASASTWHLVPCIDPDGTRLNEGWFADPTDRTAYARRFYRPAPDEQVEWSFPFAHRDAWFDAVIPETQALMRLIDDVRPELMMSLHNAEMGGVYYYVSEDVPGVVPALHAVPRALGLPLDTGEPESPSLRRMAPAVYWAMSTRDEYEYLDSLGLDAASMVGGESSAAYAARYGTVSLVAELPYWSHPLAEDDTPTSADYADVVRAKGEALLELGGALAGLLDEARPDLSVRTPFLRASEAFVPMMSVSGRTEIARAARPGTSRPATAAEVFSTEDVVRCFRLRFGGMLLRALDAEVAAGIATARVRRVLDRGRALYGEWVAEAEGVTGVQVLPVEKLVGVQYGAALATVRCLADRAGAGAGGGR